The segment ACATTTTTCTCTTCCCACAGCATCGTCATGCACCTCTATTGTCCATATACCTCGCCGCAAAATGGCAAGACCGAGCGAGCCATCTGCACTCTAAACAATGCAATTCGCACACTCCTGTTCCATGCACACATGCTACCCAAGTATTGGGCCAAGGCTCTTGCCACAGCCACCTATCTCCTGAACCAACGCATGTCTTCGTTCGTCCATAATTCCATCCCCTACAAGCTGCTCCATCGCTCCCCGCCTCAGTATAACCACCTCAGTATCTTCGGCTATCTTTGCTATCCCAACATGTCTGCTACTGCTCCCAACAAACTTGCTCCACGCTCCGTGGCCTGTGTTTTTCTCGGCTATCCTTCCTCTCATAAAGGATATCGCTATCTCGACCTCACTACGAAACGTGTCATCATCTCCCGCCATGTTATCTTTGATGAGAGCACATTTTCGTTCACCAACAGTGACCAACCTCATTCTGTTTCACCCCGTCATGACCTGGATTTTCTCAATGACCCTACCATGCCGGTACCTAGCACTATTGCACTAACACCCCCGCAAGTTCCTGGTGCaccaactcccccccccccggtgtTGAGCTGCTCCATCCATAGTTTCATCCCCTACAAGCTGCTCCATCGCTCCCCACCTCAGTATAGCCACCTTTGTGTCTTCGGCTGTCTTTGCTATCCCAACATGTACGCCATTGCTCCCAACAAACTTGCTCCATGCTCCATAGCCTGTGTTTTTCTCGGCTATCCTTCCTCTCACAAAGGATATCACTATCTCGACCTCACCACGAAACGTGTCATCATCTCCCGCCATGTTATCTTTGATGAGAGCACATCTTCGTTCACCAATAGTGACCAACCTCATTCTGTTTCACCTCGTCACAGCCTGGATTTTCTCAATGAACCTACCATGTTGGTACCTAGCACTACTGCACTGGCACCCCCGCAGGTTCCTGGTGCGCGAgctccaccccctccccctGTGTCGAGCGATCTCCCTCCTCATCGACTCCGTCGCCCGGTGATGTTGAGCATGGCGTACCTGCTCTGGCCTAGGCTGCGCTACCAACCGGTCCTGCGGGCCATGTCGGCTGCAAAGGTGCCAGTAGCTCCATCAGTAGCCCCCGTGCAGCCGCCTGGGAGGCCTATGCAGAGGCCCTCCACCGAACCTCATCCGATGGTTACATGAGCTCACGCTGGTATTGTGAAACTGGTTGACCGCTGACACTTTCTGCCGTCCACACCTCAATTTCCGCCATACCGGTGAACTATCGCAGCGCCCTCACTGATCCGAATTGGACGATATATTATTCACATGAATAAGCACAAGCATTCCAAATTATCTCGGACCAAGAGGTTCTAAAAAGGAATAACCAGAAATGGATATGCGAAGAATATGATGAACCAATGATACGTACTctaagtgtgtgtgtgtgtgtgttggcgCCTCCCTTTAAATGATACCTACTCTAAGCATCGTGGAACACACTCGAATGCAACTtctgcaaaaagaaaaggtgagaACGAGATGGAAGTTGAAAATGTGATGCTACTGCACATGGTAATAACAGTATAACACCAGATGTAATGAACGGAATGCAGCTCCACCCATTGATTCGACCTAGTTGAAATTTCACTCAGCAtacatgaaaaatatattatgcAGGAACAAGAAGCCAAGCCCAACAATTTCCTAGCAGCAAATCAACATACATGCCAAACCACGGGAACCAAACCCTCTTCGCAGAAACAGCAATCACAGTAGAATTTTGTCAAGTACAGGTTACTGACCATTATTTCTAGCTTAGTTCACAGTCACAAGCCACAACTTGCAAACATAGACTTTAGCACAACACCAACAAGCCCAAACCTCTGCTGTTTGGCTCAACTCTCACCAAAAGAATCCATTCCTCAAGAGCCCTCCAGGTTCATGAGCATCTGAATCATTGCAGCTGAGATAGAAAAGCATCCAGCTCTCTCAGCCGTGGTTGATGCAGCAACTTAGGATCGATTGTACTTACAACAACAGGGAAAATAAGGAAATTTAAACTGGAGATGTCTAAATTTAGTTTTTCAGGGAACAATCAGTGCACACAAATATCAAAAGAACAACGCACAAGAGTAGACTAGCTATTCCATTCTTCAAATAACTTGCAACAAACGCATTCTAATCTTCTAGCTGAGCTTCTAAATTTAGTTTTTCAGGGAGCTCCCCCAACCAGCAGGGAGTGTATGGGAAAGACGCTTTTACCCATGTATATTGGTAAGGGCGATCAGTATAGAATTTTGGGAAAAGCTTGCCCAAATCTTGAAGCTTTGAGCTACTCCAATTATAGGCTAGCACTCTGTCCAATTTATCACTCAAGAAGACAACCTCTTTATAAGGATGAAATCCAAGGAAAAGGATATAACTGTCCTTGCTCCTACTTCCAGGTTCGAGAACATTATCATTGTCAGAGTCCCACTCAAATTTCTCTTCCACTATTGCTTCGTTGTTGTCCTCCACAGCAGAATCTTCATCAGAATGTTGAACGACACCTTGCCAATAGTTAAATTGTTGTAAGATCCAAGGTCCATCACATTGTTTGTCAAAGTTCAGATTTGGCAGGATGGGGAAAATGTCTCTGTCATGCTTCAACACCCACTCGGCCTGACCACACGGGTCGTTAAGGAACCAAACCTGAAGTTGGGACCCCTGGAATAATGATGCACAGTATACCCCCTTGATTGATTTTCCTAGATAAAATTCTCGATCTTCGGGCACGTCTGTGGGCAATCTAATTACTCGATACTTATTGTCTGTCAGTGATATTCTgcaataaaaaaagaattaaataatcTTATCATAAAGCTCAAAACCAAAACCAGAATGATGATGCTAAGGAGTTGGTATCTACCTCATAACAAAACAGTCGGAGCAACATATATAAAGTGCTCCTCGCCAGTAGGCACACTGATGATGGCAATCCCGTACTGACCCAACCATGCCAGGTACCATCCCTGCAGCCTCCCCTTCCCGACCAAATGTCCTCTCCTCCCACGAACCAGTGTTTGATGAAAACACAGGTAGGATCAATGTGGACGGCGGCCATTCAAATTCCTCACATTCGTTCAACTTGAAAGGAACATCGGGCATTATGAACAACTCATAGTTGGGCGACAGGGTGGGGTCAAACACGAGGTAGTGGTCTGTGCGAAAATGCATGCCTGGAGGTGGGGGTTGGGGCAGGGGTGGGGGCGGGGGCAAGAGCGCCCACTGCCTTGTGGCAGGGTTAACCACGCAGTGATCGAGCAAGAGGAGGCCATTGCAATGATCGAGCACGTAGAAGAGGGGCACCACGTCGGGCTCGCCAGGCGCCGTGTAGTCGAGCCGACCGGAGACGGCGGCGCCCGTCGTGGGGCGGGAGAGGAACTGCGTGAAATATAGGTCGAGCAAGTTGAGGAAGATGCCGCCCAGCGAGAGCGGGAGGAGGTCCGCGCGAAGCAGGCGGTGGGCGTCGACGACGCGGCGCCACGACTTGCAGACGCAGCGGGACGCGGCGAGGCCGCGCGGCGCGAGGCGTCGGAGGATGGCCGCGAGCACGTCGTCAGGCAGCGACGGCGCCAGGTCCATCGCCTCCCTTGGCAATCGCCAGAGAGACGACCACAGATCCGGTACGCTCTGCTGGAATTGATGCAGAAAATTGGTGTACATTATGCAATAGAAATTGCatcagacaaaaaaaaaatcccatggAAGGAAACACAAAACACGCAGCCTAGATCTCACCCTCAATCCTTCAGAAGCTTGTGGGGGTGGCCGGAACACAACTGCCCTACACAGTAACAAACGTATAGATCTAAATGAGTTTTGTCATTCCGAAAAATGAAGGATGAAGCTGAACCATTTCTGTACTAACCTTTGTTCCACTCTTCGTTGCGGGATAGCTGCTGGTGGGGGCCGGCGGGGCTCCTGTTGGTGGCAGCGAGTTCGTGGTGGCGGTGGGTTGCTGCTGAAGGGGCTGGGGCGGTCGGGTTGCTGGTGGCGACGACGTAGATATGGGGCGACGATGAATGTGGTTGCAGCGGCCGATTGCTGGCGGCGTAGTTCTGAGCGAGGGAGGGTGCCTGGCGGCGGCTGTTTGCTGATGGCCACGGCGTATAGGCGTGGGTGGCtagaggcggcggcgggttgCTGGGCACGGCGACGTAGGATTTGGCCGATTGATGCTGGGCGGCGGGGAAAGGAGCTGGCCGTGGAGGTTGCTGGTAGTGGCGCTCAGGGTTTTGGACGGCGGAGGTGCTGGTGGTGGCGGGAGATGTGGGGGCCGGGGGTTGGGATCCTTTACGCGTGACGCCTCCCTTGGCGATCGCCGGCGAGACGACCACAGATCCGGTACACGGCTCAACGCGAAATTGGGGATGCCGAGGGCATTTGGGGAGAGCTGGATGGAAATTGATTTGGGGGTGGATCGATCAGTTTTCTTCCCCACAGGACAAGGGTCAACCAAGGGTCAAAGGGCGGAGGTCAGGTTCACTGCCAGGTGGATCCAGGACGTCCCTACCGGTCCACTCTTTCCGGTGGGACTCGGGAGTGGTTAACGGGCCGGGCcaggccgggccgggccgggccgggccatTAGGCCTCCTTCTTCTTTTAACGATTTcccaattatacatttttttttagaacGCGCCTTGGCGCGTTGTTTCATTAAGAGGAAAGCAGAAGTACAGATTACACTGAAGGAAACAAAGGGCGGCCAGCGCTAGCGTCGTCCGACAACACGGTAACAAACTAAAACTGACAACACGACCAGTGACGCACTGACCAAAGGAAAACACGACACTAGAGCCAGAGCAGCTGCGCTAGAGGCCTGTTTCCAGCCTGAATCCAGCAGCGACCTTCGTCTCGAACCAGATTACAAAGCTCTTCGGGCAACAGACATGCGCGGTTGAAAGCCCGCCGATTCCTTTCCTTCCAAATGCACCAAGTACCAAGGAGGAATAGGGCGTCGAAACCTTGCCTGGAGACCTTTGGCACTCGTTTGCGAGTCGGTAACCACCAATCGGCCAGCTCCATCTCCGCTTGCGGAGTGAAGCGTTGCAGATTAACGGAATGAAGAAGGTGGAGCCAATTATACATTGCAAGATTTCGTCAAAAACATGAATCTGAGTTCGTTTTTTGAACAAGTTTTGATGAAATCTGGTACTACATTACTCAAGCTATTTTCAGGAATTTTAATTTCaattattttccatatttttctgaaattttcgaATTCCATCGAATTTTGGATCAGATTTTCTACTCAAACAAGATAGGGTTCAAGTCAAGGGCTTATGGGCACAACTACTCGAACAAGGTAGGGTTCAAGTCAAGGACTTTTATAAAGGATTTTGCACCAGGAAATGTTGCTCTGATTGTTTTAACTTTGTGAAGGTCTGCTGTAAGCTCAATTGGACATGTTCAATTATCTTCATTTACAGGTGGAAATAAATTGATGAGGGCAGCCGGTAAGCCCAAGTGCCCAACACAACCTCTGCAATTTAGTATTGAGTTGTGACTGAGGTGACGATCAACGCAGACAGCACGTACCATGATAGGCTCTCCTGCAGAAGAGTTTGTAATGGTGCTAACTTATGGCTAGCCAAAGGCTATCGCACAGCGAATGCACCGGagaaaattcaacccatttaccTAAGGCATGAATCGCGATGAATCGCGATTTTAACAACCATGCCTCCAAGTGTATGCCTTAACCGCTTAAATCAGGTGAGTGTACCTTTGTTTGGATCACTGGCTTTTGCTTTTTACGAGTGAGTGCTAGTGTGTGCAATTCtagatcaaaatattttttcaagaGAAGACATAAATGAAAATAATCAAACATATATAACAGGGATCTAATCTCTTCCCTATTTGGTACAGACCCCGAATTCTCCTGTTGCCACGGGAAGTTCTGCAGGACGGAAGACAAGCATGAGGATCATTCTGGCCTGTCAAGGAGCAATTCAGAGCAGTCCTGAGGTATGGATTTTCCTAGCGTGCTTGCGTGCATGAACGAATTTGCACTTGTTCAGTGGATCAAATTCATCGACTATTTTTTGGTATCTGATTTTGTAATTCCTTACATTACCTTCAGAAAATTGAGCGAACCAATCCAACTCAATCTTAATGTAACCTATGCATGGAAACTATGTAActtgaatttcttgagaatTTGGGAATATAGAGTACTACGCAGTAGACAATTTATAGTTCTTGAGGTTTGCCTATGATGTATATAATTTTCATTGTTTTTGAGTTCCAGATTAATTTTGGTGGAATTGGATATGCACCTCTGAACATGCTTGGGATTATACAGGTagttttctttgtttctttcgtGTCAATTTATTTCCAGTACAAAAACTGAGCTCATTTCTGGACAAATACTTACAGTCTCAGAAGACTGCAGAATTACTTCTTGATCTGAAGGTGAACTGTATTCTATGTAGCCCACAAGTTGCAGCTGTTGATACCGCAACTACTATTTGCGAGGTGACTACAATGTGAACTACCATGAAGTTCAGTTAATCACTTAATTGTATTCCCTTTTATTTTCACACATTATTCAACTGTTCAATCTGATGTCATGGAGTCAAACTGTAGGTCCAAGAGGCTGCAGATTGCTTAGGTGCTGATTGCGTGCCTCGTTATGTGGACATGAAGAAATTGCTAGAACTTGAAATTGATGGTGCCTTTCAAATGAAGCAAAAGGTTAGACCATTTCCGATTTCTCGAGAGTAATTTTACTAGcgcatatatgatttttttagaaaagataTATACTCAGCTTTTTATTGAAAGCCAAATAGGGTTTAGGTATCAGTACATCATGCTTGGGATACCGGCTAACCATCAGACACCGAATATTGCAACGGAAAGCTAGCACAGAGTTTGTAACCAAAATCAGCTCACCCTTGAGCCTGCCAAGACAGAAACATGATTAAAGAGCTAGACCTAGATGAGTACTACATCAGAAGCTATCTCATTTCTTGGGAGTAAAAGGATTTGACCATTGCAACATCGTTTCCACAAACTTCTCTACCTTCAGCTTGTCATCCACTTTGAGTAAGAGTCTCCATTTCTGCATGAATGACAATCCAGAGAATAAAACATCAACAGACTTATCTGGGAATTTCTTCTCAATCATCCCCAACCTAAACCTGCAGAAACAATCATCCCCAACCTTTGAGGAACACCCAATTTACTTGGTAGCCATGATTCTAGGAAATCAGCAATAGACTTAGAATTGTCCGCTAGCGCATACATGATTTGAATGTCTTTTATATGTCTTGAAAATTCACATTTGCCTTGTCGAGATATTTTCATGTGCATACCGAACAGGTTGCTTGGAACTAACAGTGTGTGCATTTTTAGGGGAAAATTAACAATTCATTGCTGCCTTTCTGCAGAGCTTTGGGGAAATAGTTCAGTCTGGTTGGCTGGGCAGCATGGAACACAGAACACTCGAGCGGCTATGGGCTCAGTCCAAGGATGCATGGCAAGCCTTGCTAAATGAACTGCCAGATGATAGTATATCGGATAGAGTTCTTGTGGCCGTAGGCCATCCTGCCATTCACGTAGCTGTAATCTGCCGGTGCCTTGATTTACCAATGGAGTACATGTCATCTTTTCATCTAGACGATGGCAGCATGAGTGTCATCGACTTCCCGGATGGACCAAAAGGAAGAGGTGTTGTCAGATGCACAAATTACACAGCCCATCTAGGAAGATGGTCAATACCCATTACACGGCCAACAGAAAATGATGAAGAATTCTAACTTCCGTAAGGTAAACTCTTCCATGTTATTGTATAGCATACTTCAGGAAGCCCATGCTTGTAACTACCTTAGACTATGCCCAAGGGTTTCTCTTCGGGGGCGaaaatctcgtcgtgaaggAATTTTTGTTTCAACGGTTTCCTTTCACGATTTTCGTCAAAAAAGGAATTTTCAAGATCATTCCCTttagaacgggattctctctcctttcctttcgtGATTCCCTCGAAAATAAActattgaagatgagagaaaataaagggaatgagaacggagaaaggaatcaagaagaaaacgaaatgaagggaaaataGTTATGATGTAAATATCATCTCAATATCTATGTACATAAAAGcctatttttccacacttgttaATGCCCAGTTGACTAGCGTTTAGTGTTCTACTGTGTTCTGCACGCTGTGCTTCTGTAGTAAGCAAGCACTCTGCACGCTGCAGCGGTGCAGATTCAGCCATGCCAGTACAATCTGAACTCTGAAGCTTGCAACTGGATTTATCTGTTCGCATGATGTCAAGTGGTTAGAGTGACATGGGTTCATGGACCGAGATGGGACTGACAAAAGTCGTTGCCGTCAGCAATCTTCGTGGAGGAAGGCACTCACAGTCACAGGCATGAGCATGCCACGCGTCTTTCTCCTGCCACGTGTAGCTCTTCATTCTGTAACAGCACGGCACTCTCTGCAGGCCACAGCAATCCTCCAGCTCTGCGGGTCTGCCGAGTTTGCTCCGTTCCCTACGGTCCTACAACTGCAAGGTTCCAATGGATTCAGCGCCACACCAGGTATCGAAATGCCATCACGATTACTCCTTGCCGGCCGCGGCATCCGGCAACGGCCTCTACACCGGCCGGCCAAGAAGCACAGCCGCCGGGGAGTCCGACGATGCCATCCTCTTCCTTGCCGTCCCGGCAGGCTGGCTCATCCGGCTGGTCGCCTTCCTCGGGGAGCTCGTCGCCTCTGCCATCCTCAGCCTCGTCCTCCCTATGGCCGCTCCCGTCG is part of the Phragmites australis chromosome 12, lpPhrAust1.1, whole genome shotgun sequence genome and harbors:
- the LOC133886621 gene encoding uncharacterized protein LOC133886621 isoform X1, translating into MYTNFLHQFQQSVPDLWSSLWRLPREAMDLAPSLPDDVLAAILRRLAPRGLAASRCVCKSWRRVVDAHRLLRADLLPLSLGGIFLNLLDLYFTQFLSRPTTGAAVSGRLDYTAPGEPDVVPLFYVLDHCNGLLLLDHCVVNPATRQWALLPPPPPLPQPPPPGMHFRTDHYLVFDPTLSPNYELFIMPDVPFKLNECEEFEWPPSTLILPVFSSNTGSWEERTFGREGEAAGMVPGMVGSVRDCHHQCAYWRGALYICCSDCFVMRISLTDNKYRVIRLPTDVPEDREFYLGKSIKGVYCASLFQGSQLQVWFLNDPCGQAEWVLKHDRDIFPILPNLNFDKQCDGPWILQQFNYWQGVVQHSDEDSAVEDNNEAIVEEKFEWDSDNDNVLEPGSRSKDSYILFLGFHPYKEVVFLSDKLDRVLAYNWSSSKLQDLGKLFPKFYTDRPYQYTWVKASFPYTPCWLGELPEKLNLEAQLED
- the LOC133886621 gene encoding uncharacterized protein LOC133886621 isoform X2, with the translated sequence MDLAPSLPDDVLAAILRRLAPRGLAASRCVCKSWRRVVDAHRLLRADLLPLSLGGIFLNLLDLYFTQFLSRPTTGAAVSGRLDYTAPGEPDVVPLFYVLDHCNGLLLLDHCVVNPATRQWALLPPPPPLPQPPPPGMHFRTDHYLVFDPTLSPNYELFIMPDVPFKLNECEEFEWPPSTLILPVFSSNTGSWEERTFGREGEAAGMVPGMVGSVRDCHHQCAYWRGALYICCSDCFVMRISLTDNKYRVIRLPTDVPEDREFYLGKSIKGVYCASLFQGSQLQVWFLNDPCGQAEWVLKHDRDIFPILPNLNFDKQCDGPWILQQFNYWQGVVQHSDEDSAVEDNNEAIVEEKFEWDSDNDNVLEPGSRSKDSYILFLGFHPYKEVVFLSDKLDRVLAYNWSSSKLQDLGKLFPKFYTDRPYQYTWVKASFPYTPCWLGELPEKLNLEAQLED
- the LOC133886624 gene encoding 2-carboxy-D-arabinitol-1-phosphatase-like — protein: MMYIIFIVFEFQINFGGIGYAPLNMLGIIQSQKTAELLLDLKVNCILCSPQVAAVDTATTICEVQEAADCLGADCVPRYVDMKKLLELEIDGAFQMKQKSFGEIVQSGWLGSMEHRTLERLWAQSKDAWQALLNELPDDSISDRVLVAVGHPAIHVAVICRCLDLPMEYMSSFHLDDGSMSVIDFPDGPKGRGVVRCTNYTAHLGRWSIPITRPTENDEEF